From Candidatus Limnocylindrales bacterium, the proteins below share one genomic window:
- a CDS encoding mandelate racemase/muconate lactonizing enzyme family protein: protein MKIINYQTYVVGTPWRNLTYLVIETDEGIRGVGEARVLGKTHTVLQYLKDVKRHFVGHDVYDIEDLYRRFTLLDFGSPGEVVMTGLALVEMACWDCIGKKANLPVYKLLGGKVRTKIPAYANGWYTVERTPEQFAKAAEKVVSRGYLGMKFDPFGNGDMELTRKEYFRSIELIEAVHSVAGDYVQIFIEMHGRFSPHQAIEIAKEIERFNPGWIEEPCRPEDLGALKMVAQHTSIPIATGERLYRAAQFRDLFPMRCVNIIQPDINQCGGLLEVKKIASTAETYSVMVAPHNVGGIISTTAVLHLMAGLRNGKIVEHFNDFADVQVKQAGRPYPEVIDGHFSLPEGPGWGVELNYDFLESHKPKEIDGVIQDPGLNMFVNPDWHKRAQNQNTE from the coding sequence ATGAAAATAATCAACTATCAAACTTACGTGGTAGGAACTCCCTGGCGCAACTTAACGTATCTGGTAATCGAAACCGATGAAGGGATTCGGGGGGTCGGTGAGGCTCGAGTTTTAGGGAAAACCCACACGGTGCTTCAGTACTTGAAAGACGTCAAACGTCATTTTGTGGGACACGATGTTTATGACATTGAAGACCTTTACCGGAGATTTACATTATTGGATTTTGGATCTCCAGGTGAAGTTGTTATGACAGGCCTGGCTTTAGTTGAAATGGCGTGCTGGGATTGTATTGGTAAAAAAGCAAATCTTCCGGTCTACAAATTACTGGGCGGCAAGGTTCGAACCAAGATTCCCGCCTATGCCAACGGATGGTATACCGTTGAACGTACGCCAGAACAATTTGCCAAGGCAGCCGAAAAGGTGGTCAGTCGAGGCTATCTGGGCATGAAATTTGATCCCTTTGGGAATGGAGATATGGAATTAACCCGGAAGGAGTATTTTCGATCCATAGAGTTGATTGAAGCAGTTCATTCGGTAGCAGGGGATTATGTACAAATTTTTATAGAAATGCATGGTCGGTTTTCTCCCCATCAGGCGATTGAGATCGCCAAAGAGATTGAACGATTTAACCCCGGCTGGATCGAAGAACCCTGCCGTCCAGAGGATTTAGGAGCATTGAAGATGGTTGCCCAACATACCTCGATCCCCATCGCTACCGGTGAACGCCTGTACCGCGCTGCGCAGTTCCGGGATCTTTTCCCCATGCGCTGTGTAAACATCATTCAACCGGATATTAATCAGTGTGGGGGTCTTTTAGAAGTAAAGAAGATCGCTTCGACGGCCGAAACCTATTCTGTGATGGTTGCCCCTCATAATGTGGGAGGGATTATCTCGACGACGGCGGTCCTTCATCTGATGGCCGGATTACGCAATGGTAAAATCGTGGAACACTTTAATGACTTTGCCGATGTACAGGTCAAGCAGGCCGGACGTCCTTACCCTGAAGTTATAGATGGGCATTTTAGCCTACCCGAGGGGCCAGGTTGGGGAGTTGAATTAAACTATGACTTTTTAGAATCCCATAAGCCCAAAGAAATAGATGGCGTTATCCAAGATCCGGGCTTAAATATGTTTGTGAATCCAGACTGGCATAAGCGAGCCCAGAACCAGAACACCGAATAA
- a CDS encoding right-handed parallel beta-helix repeat-containing protein translates to MLNKIHRLRSLQPLNLEKSLEYSWLANPPEDKSYRITQRIFLGSTPQTIYLIFLTIWILLFSCTRAYALDVVVSNVSQLVNAIANISPGQRIILMPGTYVLTDRLRFPSSRSGTQAAPVRIMSRDGLGSVTIDANGSEEAFYFTGARFVIIEGLRITGGAYHGIKIDAPSTDIVIRNNILFDNTRANSQSQTSAIKGGGTAPVNGVYASRVTIQNNEIYQLTPFRGSNFQGIDCNACKDWVVRYNYIHDIWGARLAGTCIQFKSGSANTIIEGNLITGCGLVGISYGGFGNPSWGGETYEHVGGIVRNNRIAICADAGISVIKNKDGKIYNNTLYNNGFTPDVRVSALNVKYINNILDRPLNLRDGTIVTQSNNLVLSWPSDGSLFVNAPRYNFHLKSTAVLAIDRGYNLGSEVPIDFEGNPRPQGPAFDIGADELVKY, encoded by the coding sequence ATGTTAAATAAGATTCATCGGCTGCGTTCCTTACAACCCCTAAATTTAGAGAAATCCTTGGAATACTCCTGGCTAGCAAACCCTCCAGAAGATAAGTCTTACCGGATAACTCAAAGGATCTTTTTGGGATCTACTCCTCAAACCATCTACCTTATCTTCCTGACCATTTGGATTCTTTTATTTTCCTGCACCCGGGCCTATGCTTTGGATGTGGTGGTAAGCAATGTTTCTCAACTCGTCAATGCCATCGCTAATATAAGTCCGGGTCAACGAATCATCCTGATGCCAGGTACCTATGTTCTGACCGATCGGCTTAGATTCCCCTCCAGTCGATCCGGAACCCAGGCGGCTCCTGTGAGGATTATGTCAAGGGATGGTTTGGGAAGTGTGACCATTGATGCGAATGGGAGTGAAGAGGCTTTTTACTTCACAGGAGCCAGATTTGTAATTATTGAGGGATTAAGAATTACAGGAGGAGCTTATCATGGTATCAAAATAGACGCACCGAGCACAGATATTGTCATCAGAAATAATATCCTGTTTGATAATACCCGGGCCAATTCCCAAAGCCAGACCAGTGCCATCAAGGGAGGGGGTACGGCTCCGGTAAATGGCGTTTATGCCAGTCGGGTAACCATTCAGAATAACGAAATCTATCAGCTAACTCCCTTCCGGGGAAGTAACTTCCAGGGCATAGATTGCAATGCCTGTAAAGATTGGGTTGTACGGTACAACTACATCCATGACATTTGGGGGGCAAGGTTGGCAGGTACCTGCATCCAGTTTAAGAGTGGGTCGGCAAATACCATCATAGAAGGGAATCTCATTACCGGCTGTGGTCTTGTGGGAATCAGCTATGGAGGATTCGGCAACCCAAGCTGGGGCGGAGAGACCTATGAACATGTGGGAGGTATCGTCCGAAACAACAGGATTGCCATTTGCGCCGATGCAGGGATCTCCGTGATCAAGAATAAAGATGGAAAAATTTATAACAATACCCTTTACAACAATGGGTTTACCCCGGATGTGAGGGTCAGTGCCCTAAACGTAAAATACATCAACAACATCTTAGACAGGCCCTTGAATTTAAGGGATGGAACCATCGTTACGCAAAGCAACAATCTTGTTCTATCCTGGCCGTCAGATGGTAGTCTGTTTGTGAATGCACCGAGATATAATTTTCATCTAAAGTCGACGGCTGTTTTGGCCATCGATCGTGGTTACAATCTAGGTTCAGAAGTTCCTATAGATTTTGAGGGTAATCCCAGACCTCAGGGTCCGGCCTTTGATATTGGAGCCGATGAACTTGTTAAATACTAA
- a CDS encoding putative quinol monooxygenase yields MIYVIATIQLLEGKREAFLEEFRKIVPQVRAEKGCLEYGPAIDVKTTLAAQGPIRDNVVVIMEKWEDIPFLQAHLNAPHVLEYRRKVKDWVVSSSLQILQPA; encoded by the coding sequence ATGATCTACGTCATTGCCACCATTCAACTACTCGAAGGAAAACGGGAAGCCTTTCTTGAAGAATTTCGTAAAATAGTTCCCCAAGTTAGAGCAGAAAAAGGATGTCTGGAATATGGACCTGCCATCGATGTAAAGACAACCCTTGCTGCTCAAGGACCCATTCGGGATAACGTGGTAGTCATCATGGAAAAATGGGAAGATATCCCATTTCTGCAAGCGCACCTCAACGCACCCCATGTACTGGAATATCGTAGGAAAGTCAAAGACTGGGTGGTCAGTTCCAGTCTGCAGATTCTTCAGCCCGCCTAA
- the nudC gene encoding NAD(+) diphosphatase, whose protein sequence is MTAPNLSLQKTFIPGIVPPTKYTGLSWWFAFQGNNLLVYLEDSSVRIPCEVDFSRLGVTAIRQHYLGLLEGRPCYSIELAEDTKPPEGMAFQGLRQLFNRLEEDLFWIAGRAVQIVDWDRTHQFCGKCGSRMITRSRERAKECLQCGLVNYPRLSPAIIVLVERDSQILLARSHRFPPGMYSVIAGFVDPGETLEEAVVREVKEETGIDVKDIHYFGSQPWPFPHSLMIAFTAVYAGGEIVVEDEEIEAAGWFTADNLPALPNKISIARKLIDWFLAKQGKAT, encoded by the coding sequence ATGACGGCTCCCAACCTTTCCTTACAAAAGACTTTTATCCCCGGTATCGTACCTCCAACCAAGTATACGGGATTATCCTGGTGGTTTGCCTTCCAGGGAAATAATCTTCTGGTTTACCTGGAAGATTCTTCGGTCCGTATTCCCTGTGAGGTGGACTTTTCCCGATTAGGGGTAACCGCCATCCGGCAACATTATTTGGGTCTTCTAGAAGGGCGCCCCTGTTACTCAATTGAACTGGCTGAAGATACCAAACCGCCGGAAGGCATGGCTTTTCAAGGTTTACGTCAGTTATTCAATCGTTTGGAAGAAGACCTTTTCTGGATAGCCGGACGGGCTGTGCAGATCGTAGACTGGGATCGAACCCATCAGTTTTGTGGAAAGTGTGGATCCAGAATGATAACCAGATCCAGGGAACGGGCCAAGGAATGTCTCCAATGTGGTTTAGTAAACTATCCCCGCTTATCTCCGGCTATTATCGTTCTCGTTGAACGCGACTCTCAAATCCTGCTGGCCAGATCCCACCGTTTTCCACCGGGTATGTACAGTGTCATTGCAGGCTTTGTAGACCCGGGCGAAACCCTGGAAGAAGCCGTGGTGCGAGAAGTCAAGGAAGAAACGGGAATTGATGTCAAAGATATCCATTACTTCGGCAGTCAACCCTGGCCATTTCCCCATTCCCTCATGATTGCATTTACGGCGGTTTATGCAGGGGGTGAGATCGTTGTAGAGGATGAAGAGATTGAAGCAGCAGGTTGGTTTACGGCCGACAACCTGCCCGCTTTACCTAATAAAATCAGTATTGCACGCAAGTTGATAGACTGGTTTTTGGCGAAGCAAGGCAAGGCTACCTGA
- a CDS encoding class I SAM-dependent methyltransferase, producing MEHISDTARWVAVYRAMETERTDAHFRDPYARLLAGEQGERIVRTLPRGMSSAWAVIVRTCVFDEMILWAVQTQQVDTVLNLASGLDTRPYRLPLPASLRWIEVDLPDILTYKEKKLVDIRPACSLEIVKMDLMDVTARRALFNQIGALSRRVLVVSEGLSPYLTSDQIASLAQDLSTQPTFRWWLLDLISPLALQRIQKLWKKQLGTGRIAFHFAPVEGATFFNPYGWKVLEVRSSVEEGRRLKREMPFAWFWRFLVKIFKEKQEIFRNTYTFVLLEQI from the coding sequence ATGGAACATATATCCGATACGGCCCGTTGGGTTGCTGTATATCGTGCGATGGAGACGGAAAGGACGGATGCCCATTTTCGAGACCCCTATGCACGTCTCTTAGCCGGGGAACAGGGGGAAAGGATCGTTCGAACTTTACCACGAGGTATGTCCAGCGCCTGGGCCGTAATTGTACGTACCTGTGTATTTGACGAAATGATCCTGTGGGCTGTTCAGACTCAACAGGTGGATACTGTTTTGAATCTCGCCTCAGGTCTCGATACCCGGCCTTACCGGCTCCCCTTACCCGCTTCATTAAGATGGATCGAAGTGGATTTACCCGATATCCTTACCTATAAGGAAAAAAAGCTGGTCGATATAAGGCCGGCCTGTTCTTTGGAAATTGTAAAGATGGACCTGATGGACGTCACCGCGCGGCGGGCTCTTTTCAACCAGATAGGTGCCCTCTCTCGACGTGTACTTGTGGTAAGTGAAGGTCTTAGCCCCTATCTCACCTCCGATCAGATTGCTTCCCTGGCCCAGGATCTTTCCACCCAACCCACTTTCCGGTGGTGGTTACTGGATTTAATATCTCCCCTTGCGCTTCAACGAATTCAGAAATTATGGAAGAAGCAACTTGGTACAGGTCGTATTGCCTTTCACTTCGCTCCGGTGGAAGGGGCTACTTTTTTCAATCCGTATGGCTGGAAGGTCCTGGAAGTTCGATCTTCGGTAGAAGAAGGTCGTCGCCTGAAACGAGAAATGCCCTTTGCATGGTTCTGGCGGTTTCTGGTTAAGATATTTAAGGAGAAACAAGAAATTTTTCGTAATACCTATACCTTTGTCCTTTTGGAACAAATATGA
- a CDS encoding DNA translocase FtsK: MTTEEKLEILRWRNPFTSSSVGDPREGVYPDVPSINEHAFKGLCQLIKQKSQNPGLNCGALVLGEVGSGKTHLIGKILQYTEQIQSEPGTPGLSFAYIQPIEDPEQTYRYLLREIIVNLCYPIHAASPVTQLEKIIDEIYREVVQKYGSTRDKQRNMLGTLIFKYIIPHRFKEVEDKALDLLSRAYPEISTSFLKVLFQYRIPSKRVAALNWLKGYVLDQADAALLQVSDRFQVSEDQTGRSNLLEQEARDILISLGLLLARYRQTLIICFDRLENLETEGKIYALGKMLEFLIDKAKAMLPIVCFRGGEWEGKFRLKLNQHIITRLETNRFELRGCTADQAMAIIQNRLASVLGEDQTNPFFPFDREELYKTFRKQLYIPRLVIAEANKRLRQILDQGPSVEVSPSQTLEEEFENQYRTILQDFDRYQPDRGRLRRALEVYLSYGPTKIGKSGQSVKSRTAETFQAGSFQVESLQRPEGKEKYIDFTGTLRVSSSSEVPVIFMIDVEQNPMAVGACLLKGIEFLKSHPSGKAFYIRDARCPIPPPPQWKATNEKLQLFKDLGGHVIILDSEQAARWYALALLSYAVKEGDVTLVGFDNRVKSITANEFATFIGEKLHGQKHSGFQGFEEVLGTSPGEKSETSRSSVSDPNSRETTQEAEQGLRALIQALDTLKLPVEPVGYIAGPRFIRYKIKPRLDQGVTVKKLVNQAENLQVALGLQVAPLIQPQAGYVSVDIPRKVRVPLTLGEVWQKGQRNRPPSKVAFPLGMSIDGSIVWANLSDPTMSGMLIGGTSGSGKSIFLKASAVGLALNAKPTEVRLILIDPKRVGFMDLASLPHLSGSILMDTESALEKLHQLVDEMEERYRTFEKKGVSDIHAYNQLGGSLSHQVIMIDEYADLMADKDTRTELETSIQRLGQKGRAAGIHLILSTQRPDARIVTPIIKANLQLKVALKVTSAANSTIILDTPGAEYLIGHGDMLIGGSVPLQRLQGPLVTKTEIEMAMHNQ, encoded by the coding sequence ATGACGACCGAGGAGAAACTTGAAATTTTAAGATGGAGGAATCCCTTTACTTCCTCCAGTGTTGGAGATCCCCGGGAAGGAGTCTATCCGGATGTTCCTTCCATTAATGAACATGCTTTCAAGGGACTTTGCCAGCTTATTAAACAGAAATCCCAAAACCCGGGTCTCAACTGTGGAGCGCTAGTACTCGGAGAAGTCGGCAGCGGTAAAACGCATCTGATCGGTAAAATCCTTCAGTATACGGAACAGATACAGTCGGAACCGGGCACACCAGGTCTCTCCTTCGCCTACATTCAACCCATCGAGGATCCGGAACAGACCTATCGCTATCTTCTGAGGGAAATCATCGTTAATCTTTGTTATCCGATACATGCAGCTTCTCCGGTAACACAACTGGAGAAGATTATAGACGAAATTTACCGGGAAGTAGTCCAGAAGTATGGGTCCACGCGGGATAAACAAAGGAATATGCTGGGGACTTTGATTTTTAAATATATTATTCCCCATCGGTTTAAAGAGGTTGAAGATAAAGCCCTCGATCTGTTGAGTAGGGCCTACCCGGAGATTTCCACCAGTTTTTTAAAGGTTTTGTTCCAATATCGGATTCCGAGTAAGCGGGTAGCGGCTTTAAACTGGCTTAAAGGTTACGTTCTGGATCAGGCCGATGCAGCTTTACTCCAGGTATCAGATCGCTTTCAAGTATCGGAGGACCAAACCGGTCGTTCCAACCTCCTTGAGCAAGAAGCACGGGATATTCTAATTTCCCTGGGCCTTTTGCTGGCTCGTTACCGTCAAACCCTGATCATTTGTTTCGACCGCTTAGAGAATTTAGAAACCGAAGGGAAAATATATGCCCTGGGGAAGATGTTGGAATTCCTGATAGATAAAGCCAAAGCCATGTTGCCTATTGTCTGCTTCCGGGGGGGAGAATGGGAGGGAAAATTCCGATTAAAGTTAAACCAGCATATTATCACGCGTCTTGAGACGAACCGATTTGAGCTGCGGGGTTGTACGGCAGATCAGGCTATGGCAATTATCCAAAATCGTCTGGCTTCGGTACTTGGAGAAGATCAAACCAACCCGTTTTTTCCCTTTGACCGGGAAGAATTATATAAAACCTTTAGAAAACAGTTGTATATCCCCCGGTTGGTCATTGCTGAGGCCAATAAGCGGTTGAGGCAAATATTGGATCAAGGGCCTTCGGTCGAAGTTTCTCCTTCTCAAACCCTCGAGGAAGAATTTGAAAATCAATATCGAACGATTTTACAAGATTTTGATCGTTATCAACCCGATCGAGGCCGGTTAAGACGAGCTTTAGAGGTTTATCTCAGCTATGGACCCACTAAAATCGGAAAGTCAGGCCAATCTGTAAAATCCCGTACTGCGGAAACGTTTCAGGCGGGTTCCTTTCAAGTTGAATCTTTACAGCGTCCGGAGGGTAAAGAAAAGTATATTGACTTTACAGGTACTCTCCGGGTTTCTTCCTCCTCAGAGGTTCCCGTGATTTTTATGATCGATGTGGAGCAGAATCCTATGGCGGTAGGGGCCTGTCTTCTGAAGGGGATTGAGTTTTTAAAGTCTCATCCCTCAGGGAAAGCTTTTTATATTCGAGATGCCCGCTGTCCTATTCCACCCCCTCCCCAGTGGAAGGCAACCAATGAGAAACTTCAACTTTTTAAAGATCTGGGGGGTCACGTGATTATTTTAGATTCGGAGCAGGCCGCCCGATGGTATGCCCTGGCCCTGCTCAGTTATGCGGTTAAGGAAGGAGATGTAACCCTGGTCGGTTTCGATAATCGGGTGAAATCGATCACAGCGAACGAGTTTGCTACGTTTATAGGGGAGAAACTCCATGGTCAGAAGCACTCAGGGTTTCAAGGCTTCGAGGAAGTCTTGGGAACATCTCCTGGGGAAAAATCTGAGACTTCCCGGTCTTCTGTTTCAGATCCCAATTCCAGAGAAACGACCCAGGAAGCGGAGCAAGGCTTGAGGGCCCTTATTCAGGCTTTGGATACGTTAAAGCTACCCGTTGAGCCTGTAGGTTACATAGCCGGGCCGCGATTTATCCGATATAAGATCAAACCCAGGCTGGATCAAGGTGTTACCGTTAAGAAGCTGGTCAATCAAGCCGAAAATCTGCAGGTGGCTTTGGGTTTACAGGTTGCTCCTCTGATTCAGCCCCAGGCGGGTTATGTGAGTGTGGATATACCTCGGAAAGTCCGGGTTCCCCTTACCCTGGGAGAGGTGTGGCAAAAGGGACAACGTAACCGACCTCCTTCTAAAGTTGCATTTCCCCTGGGTATGTCTATTGACGGCTCGATTGTTTGGGCGAATCTCAGCGATCCCACCATGAGTGGTATGCTGATAGGGGGCACCTCAGGAAGCGGCAAAAGCATTTTTCTGAAAGCCAGTGCCGTAGGCCTGGCTCTAAATGCAAAACCTACCGAAGTTCGATTGATTTTGATTGACCCTAAGCGGGTGGGTTTTATGGACCTTGCCTCCCTCCCCCATCTTTCCGGATCTATCTTGATGGATACCGAATCGGCCCTTGAAAAACTGCACCAACTGGTCGATGAGATGGAAGAGCGTTATCGTACGTTTGAAAAAAAGGGGGTATCGGATATCCACGCCTATAATCAACTGGGCGGATCTTTAAGCCATCAGGTCATTATGATTGATGAATATGCAGATCTCATGGCAGACAAAGATACCCGGACAGAATTGGAAACCTCCATTCAGCGCCTCGGACAAAAAGGCCGTGCCGCAGGCATTCACCTGATTCTGTCTACCCAGCGGCCAGATGCTCGGATAGTCACGCCGATTATCAAAGCCAATCTCCAACTTAAAGTGGCTCTTAAAGTTACCAGCGCCGCCAATAGTACCATTATCCTGGATACGCCGGGTGCAGAATACCTGATCGGGCATGGAGATATGCTGATTGGGGGGAGCGTTCCTCTTCAGAGGCTTCAAGGCCCACTGGTCACGAAGACCGAAATTGAAATGGCTATGCATAATCAATAG